Proteins from one Niallia circulans genomic window:
- a CDS encoding CobW family GTP-binding protein: protein MKTEVYLINGFLGSGKTSTLLKCMQYFKTMNKKYAIILNELGNANLEKHLFEDESLFELLNGCVCCSVKDDLRTTLDEVAKLADNQQIDVVLLEGTGVANPSEIIDTFQEERFKEHYRLRESICVVDGLRVGEYTSIFSSSKEVRQLQKEQIERGSLLILNKMDQLTEKAAIEKAEKIIRKYNKQAPIIHTAYGDGITLYLDGNDTTLPSPQEEERGRHHHHHHIKAVKLHFNKVASKQDIITMLEQYEDKLLRAKGIVKIKEDKEWYHFQYASGLMEWQKLDKSPHYPGEIVLIGDNLQKGELHI from the coding sequence ATGAAAACAGAGGTCTATTTAATTAACGGTTTTTTAGGCAGCGGAAAGACCAGCACCTTGTTGAAATGCATGCAATATTTTAAGACGATGAACAAAAAGTACGCGATCATCCTAAATGAATTAGGGAATGCCAATTTAGAAAAGCATTTATTTGAAGATGAGTCATTGTTTGAGCTGTTAAACGGCTGTGTTTGCTGCTCTGTTAAGGATGATTTGCGGACAACTTTAGACGAGGTTGCCAAATTAGCGGATAATCAACAAATTGATGTTGTGCTGCTTGAAGGAACAGGTGTTGCTAATCCATCGGAAATAATTGACACCTTTCAAGAGGAGCGGTTTAAGGAACATTATCGGTTGAGGGAAAGTATATGTGTGGTGGATGGTCTTCGTGTCGGCGAATATACAAGCATCTTTTCAAGTTCGAAGGAAGTAAGACAGCTTCAGAAAGAGCAGATTGAAAGAGGAAGCTTACTTATTTTAAATAAAATGGATCAACTAACGGAAAAAGCAGCGATTGAAAAAGCAGAGAAAATAATCCGGAAGTACAATAAACAAGCACCAATTATTCATACAGCATATGGAGATGGCATTACTCTTTATTTAGACGGAAATGATACCACCTTACCTTCACCGCAAGAGGAAGAGAGAGGGCGTCATCACCATCATCACCATATTAAAGCAGTCAAGCTTCATTTTAACAAAGTGGCATCAAAGCAGGATATTATAACAATGCTAGAACAGTATGAAGATAAGCTGTTAAGAGCAAAGGGTATTGTGAAAATTAAAGAAGACAAAGAATGGTATCATTTTCAGTATGCTTCTGGGCTAATGGAATGGCAAAAGCTAGACAAAAGCCCACATTATCCAGGTGAAATTGTGCTTATAGGTGACAACTTACAAAAAGGAGAGTTACATATATAA
- a CDS encoding permease, with amino-acid sequence MSIPTSIKDVIVFALFLFLMYLFFFGDVSALPFMEQLLSEDVQSIFIVFLAIFLEALPFLLLGAIASSVINIYVSEAMIARVIPKNPIAAIFVGVLVAVITPVCECAIIPVVRRLIQKGVPVHVGVVLLMCAPILNFIVFGSTYYAFRLNMPIVYGRFIICVLAAVIVGFIMHKYFSKKNVLKMHKEDLVGNVPINENKGDSKWKGILHHTSFEFFAVAKYFIIGALFAAVAQVYFQDALYGLAGENPFKGTAVMMALAYILSLCSEADAFVAVSFAKTFQPEAILGFLVFGPILDFKNTLVMLASFRFKFVLVFIIVVSAIVFTLSIIAGYFL; translated from the coding sequence ATGTCCATACCTACTAGTATAAAAGATGTTATCGTATTTGCATTATTCCTATTCTTGATGTATTTATTTTTCTTCGGAGATGTATCAGCCCTGCCATTTATGGAGCAATTGCTGTCAGAGGATGTTCAATCTATTTTTATCGTGTTCCTGGCGATTTTTCTTGAGGCCCTGCCTTTTCTTTTGCTTGGAGCCATTGCTTCGTCTGTTATTAATATTTATGTCTCAGAAGCAATGATTGCTAGAGTTATTCCGAAGAATCCAATCGCCGCGATTTTTGTTGGCGTTCTTGTTGCTGTTATCACGCCTGTGTGTGAATGTGCAATTATTCCTGTGGTCCGCAGGCTCATTCAAAAAGGGGTTCCTGTTCATGTCGGAGTCGTATTGCTGATGTGTGCACCAATTTTAAATTTTATTGTATTCGGCAGCACTTATTACGCATTCCGATTAAATATGCCGATTGTATATGGTAGATTTATCATTTGTGTTTTGGCTGCTGTTATTGTCGGTTTTATCATGCATAAATATTTCTCCAAAAAGAATGTTTTAAAAATGCATAAAGAAGATTTAGTCGGCAATGTTCCTATAAATGAAAATAAAGGTGATTCCAAATGGAAAGGAATACTTCACCATACTAGCTTTGAATTTTTTGCAGTTGCTAAGTATTTCATTATTGGCGCACTTTTTGCGGCAGTTGCTCAAGTCTACTTTCAGGATGCCTTATATGGACTTGCAGGGGAGAATCCGTTTAAGGGCACGGCTGTTATGATGGCTTTAGCTTATATTCTGTCATTATGCTCTGAAGCAGATGCATTTGTGGCAGTTTCTTTCGCAAAAACCTTCCAGCCAGAAGCAATTTTAGGCTTCCTTGTTTTTGGACCGATTCTGGATTTCAAAAACACGCTTGTTATGCTCGCATCCTTTCGATTTAAATTTGTACTTGTGTTTATTATCGTTGTCTCGGCGATCGTCTTTACCTTGTCGATTATCGCAGGGTATTTCCTTTAA
- a CDS encoding TIGR03943 family putative permease subunit translates to MRLRWSPLWQLSNEMQGIIMIGFSLLIFKLYAKNMITAFVAPKMEPYLLISMGVLFLLGFFRLLNSNLKGADCDCDVCDENVPPWKLALTYCFFLTPLVLFFSINDYSLHDEALSKLTAHDGKTTELANSPQTDGEVQAVINDNKQIEVADDNYFQVMDVLNNKLDEVEGSSIVIKGFIYREDGFSENEAVIARYVMTHCIVDLSVYGYMLNGDLQSAKTNGWYEIKGTVIKQEMDGQVMPAIQVDSVKTADPPKDEYLYMF, encoded by the coding sequence ATGAGGTTGCGGTGGAGTCCGTTGTGGCAGCTTTCGAATGAAATGCAAGGAATTATTATGATCGGTTTTAGTCTTTTGATTTTTAAGCTTTATGCGAAAAATATGATTACTGCCTTTGTTGCGCCAAAGATGGAGCCATACTTGCTTATTTCAATGGGAGTATTGTTTTTGCTCGGTTTCTTTCGGCTGTTGAACAGCAATTTAAAAGGCGCTGATTGTGACTGTGATGTTTGTGATGAAAATGTTCCCCCGTGGAAGCTGGCGCTAACCTATTGCTTCTTTTTAACACCGCTTGTGCTGTTTTTTTCGATAAATGATTACTCTCTTCATGATGAAGCGTTGTCCAAGCTAACTGCTCATGATGGCAAAACAACAGAGCTTGCAAATAGTCCGCAAACAGACGGGGAGGTTCAAGCTGTCATTAATGATAATAAGCAAATAGAGGTAGCAGATGATAATTATTTCCAAGTAATGGACGTACTAAACAATAAGCTTGATGAGGTGGAAGGATCATCAATCGTAATAAAGGGGTTTATCTATAGAGAGGACGGTTTCTCCGAAAACGAGGCTGTTATTGCAAGATATGTTATGACACATTGTATTGTGGATTTATCTGTATACGGCTATATGCTTAATGGGGACTTGCAGTCGGCCAAAACAAATGGCTGGTATGAAATTAAAGGCACCGTCATTAAACAAGAAATGGATGGACAAGTAATGCCCGCAATCCAAGTGGACAGCGTGAAGACAGCAGATCCGCCGAAGGACGAGTATTTATATATGTTCTAG
- the thiM gene encoding hydroxyethylthiazole kinase, which yields MTNVNNRKDVAGLLTEMRQKAPLIHNITNVVVTNFTANGLLAIGASPVMAYAKEEVGEMATVADALVLNIGTLTAENVESMIIAGKAANAANTPVILDPVGAGATSFRTESIQHILNEVKISLLRGNAAEVANVAGMEAEIKGVDSVSSLEDHAVIAVHAAKKIGVPVCITGERDVVTDGQELYYVGNGHPIMTKVTGAGCLLSSCLAAFIAVEDDVVRASVAGLAAYGIAAEKVVNSKPAIGPGSFQAAFLDELNSISEEDINHYKKIEGPLGE from the coding sequence ATGACAAACGTAAATAACCGAAAAGATGTGGCAGGACTTCTTACAGAAATGAGACAAAAAGCTCCGCTCATTCACAATATCACAAATGTTGTGGTTACGAATTTTACAGCAAATGGTCTGCTTGCAATTGGAGCATCGCCTGTGATGGCTTATGCAAAAGAAGAGGTTGGAGAAATGGCGACAGTAGCTGATGCGCTTGTCTTAAATATCGGCACATTAACGGCTGAAAATGTAGAAAGCATGATTATTGCAGGAAAAGCAGCAAATGCAGCCAATACACCTGTAATCCTTGACCCTGTTGGTGCTGGCGCTACAAGCTTTCGCACAGAAAGTATTCAGCACATCCTTAATGAAGTGAAAATAAGTCTATTAAGGGGAAATGCGGCAGAAGTGGCAAATGTGGCAGGAATGGAAGCAGAAATCAAAGGCGTTGATTCTGTTTCTTCCTTAGAAGATCATGCAGTCATCGCTGTTCATGCTGCCAAAAAAATTGGGGTGCCAGTGTGTATTACAGGGGAAAGAGATGTAGTGACAGACGGGCAGGAGCTTTATTATGTTGGAAATGGCCACCCTATCATGACAAAGGTGACAGGAGCAGGCTGTCTGTTGTCGTCGTGCTTAGCTGCATTTATTGCCGTGGAAGACGATGTTGTGCGCGCAAGCGTTGCAGGTCTTGCGGCCTATGGCATTGCTGCTGAAAAAGTAGTCAACAGTAAACCTGCTATTGGACCGGGAAGTTTTCAAGCTGCCTTCTTGGACGAGCTTAACAGCATAAGTGAAGAGGATATAAACCATTACAAAAAAATCGAAGGACCTCTTGGTGAATGA
- the thiD gene encoding bifunctional hydroxymethylpyrimidine kinase/phosphomethylpyrimidine kinase, with translation MKRNVALTIAGSDSGGGAGIQADLKTFQELGIYGMSAITAVTAQNTLGVEAVYPIPLEAIEKQIDAVATDIGTDAVKTGMLFDSNIIELVAAKIIAYKWKNVVVDPVMIAKGGASLLQREAVAALKQHLIPLATVITPNIPEAEELTGFSIHTMEDKKEAARTLHSLGVKYVIMKGGHGEGDDLVDMLYDGDTFFTLESKRINTKNTHGTGCTFAAAMAASLASGMPVHKSFEVAKRFVYLAIKHDLHLGKGHGPTNHWAYAEYGKSKE, from the coding sequence ATGAAACGTAATGTAGCATTGACGATAGCAGGCTCTGACAGCGGTGGCGGTGCTGGGATACAGGCAGATTTGAAAACATTTCAGGAGCTTGGTATATACGGCATGTCGGCAATAACAGCCGTGACAGCCCAAAATACGCTTGGAGTCGAGGCGGTTTATCCTATTCCACTTGAAGCAATTGAAAAACAGATTGATGCTGTTGCAACAGATATTGGCACAGATGCAGTAAAAACTGGGATGCTCTTTGACAGTAATATTATTGAGCTTGTTGCTGCGAAAATAATTGCGTATAAATGGAAAAATGTCGTTGTGGACCCTGTCATGATTGCGAAAGGAGGCGCAAGTTTGTTGCAAAGGGAAGCTGTCGCTGCACTAAAACAGCATCTTATCCCTTTAGCAACAGTCATTACGCCGAATATTCCAGAGGCTGAGGAGCTGACAGGCTTCTCCATTCATACAATGGAGGACAAAAAGGAAGCAGCAAGAACACTGCACAGTCTTGGCGTTAAGTACGTGATTATGAAGGGTGGTCATGGTGAGGGTGATGATTTAGTCGATATGCTCTATGATGGAGATACCTTTTTTACACTTGAATCGAAAAGAATAAATACAAAAAACACCCACGGAACTGGCTGTACCTTTGCAGCTGCAATGGCAGCATCATTAGCAAGTGGTATGCCTGTCCATAAGTCATTTGAAGTCGCCAAAAGATTTGTGTATTTGGCAATAAAGCATGATTTACATCTTGGCAAAGGGCATGGACCGACAAATCATTGGGCTTATGCCGAATATGGAAAATCGAAGGAATAA
- the thiE gene encoding thiamine phosphate synthase produces the protein MERYTAEKIKQLLKLYFIMGRNNSKLSPEEVLSEALKGGITIFQYREKGENALNGKEKRELGKRLQQLCKEFNVPFIVNDDIDLALELDADGVHIGQDDESAEAVRAKIGAKILGVSAHSLEEVEVAIRAGADYIGIGPIYHTDTKKDAKEVRGTVLISDVRSQGNAIPIVGIGGITATNAAPVFHAGGDGVAVISEISGSDQPFANTQRLLDAINTEA, from the coding sequence TTGGAGAGATACACAGCAGAGAAAATCAAACAATTATTAAAGCTTTATTTTATTATGGGCAGAAATAACAGCAAGCTTTCTCCTGAAGAAGTACTGTCAGAGGCATTAAAGGGCGGTATTACTATTTTTCAATACAGGGAAAAAGGCGAGAATGCTTTAAACGGTAAAGAAAAAAGGGAGCTCGGCAAAAGGCTTCAGCAGCTTTGTAAAGAGTTTAATGTTCCGTTTATTGTTAATGATGATATTGATTTAGCGCTTGAACTCGATGCAGATGGTGTTCATATCGGTCAGGATGATGAGTCTGCAGAAGCAGTCCGTGCAAAAATCGGAGCGAAAATACTGGGTGTTTCCGCTCACAGCCTTGAAGAGGTAGAAGTGGCAATCCGTGCCGGTGCTGATTATATAGGGATTGGACCGATTTATCACACAGATACAAAAAAAGATGCGAAGGAAGTCAGAGGCACTGTTTTAATATCAGATGTTAGGAGCCAAGGCAATGCTATTCCAATTGTTGGTATCGGAGGAATAACAGCCACTAATGCAGCACCAGTATTTCATGCAGGTGGAGATGGTGTTGCCGTTATTTCCGAAATAAGTGGTTCAGATCAGCCGTTTGCTAATACGCAACGCCTTCTTGATGCCATAAATACAGAAGCTTAA
- a CDS encoding ammonium transporter — MDNLEFLMNSLWTMIGAILVIFMLGGFILLEAGSTRMKNAGHIAGKTIFTFGISSLVFWAVGYGFIFGGDANFFVGMSDFFYSGAQIPDAAVQTTVFFVFQLAFAGISLTIALGGFAERAKLSVYLIFSVIFSAIVYPVIAHWIWGGGWLAEHGKQDFAGSTVVHLTGAMAAFAATILLKPRIGKYNADGSANPIFGHNQVYTALSVLILWVGWFGFNAGSTVSVADGFFGFVALNTNLAAAAGAVSALLISWVVLGKSDITTMLNGALAGLVAITASCAFVDTWGAVVIGLVAGILVFYSVRFFENRRIDDPIFALSVHGTAGVWGTLSNGLFATKELATVGQPGLFYGGGFHQLGVQALGVVTCALFAFVVSFVILYVIKKVSGLRVTEEEEIMGLDISEHGTYGYPEVFLPKDETKSV; from the coding sequence ATGGATAACTTAGAGTTTTTAATGAACAGCTTGTGGACGATGATTGGTGCAATTTTAGTTATTTTTATGCTTGGCGGATTTATCTTATTGGAAGCAGGGTCCACAAGAATGAAAAACGCTGGTCACATTGCTGGTAAAACGATCTTTACATTCGGAATTTCATCACTCGTTTTCTGGGCTGTCGGCTATGGCTTTATTTTTGGGGGAGATGCTAACTTCTTCGTTGGTATGTCAGACTTCTTCTATTCAGGTGCTCAAATTCCAGATGCGGCAGTACAAACAACTGTATTTTTCGTCTTCCAGCTTGCGTTTGCAGGGATTTCGTTAACAATCGCACTTGGCGGGTTTGCAGAAAGAGCTAAATTATCAGTTTACTTGATTTTCTCTGTTATATTCTCTGCAATCGTATATCCGGTAATTGCCCATTGGATCTGGGGCGGCGGCTGGCTTGCTGAGCATGGAAAGCAGGATTTCGCAGGATCAACGGTCGTACATTTAACTGGTGCGATGGCAGCATTTGCTGCAACGATTTTACTTAAGCCTCGTATCGGAAAATACAATGCTGACGGATCTGCTAATCCAATCTTCGGTCATAACCAAGTGTATACAGCATTGAGTGTTCTTATTCTTTGGGTCGGCTGGTTTGGATTCAACGCAGGAAGCACAGTTTCTGTTGCAGATGGCTTCTTCGGTTTCGTTGCATTGAACACTAACTTAGCTGCTGCAGCAGGTGCAGTTTCAGCTCTATTAATCTCATGGGTTGTTCTAGGAAAATCAGATATTACCACAATGCTAAATGGTGCCTTAGCTGGACTTGTTGCGATTACAGCATCATGTGCGTTCGTTGATACTTGGGGAGCAGTAGTAATCGGCTTAGTTGCTGGAATTCTTGTATTCTACAGTGTGCGCTTCTTTGAAAACAGAAGAATTGATGATCCGATTTTCGCTTTATCTGTTCACGGTACTGCAGGTGTTTGGGGAACTTTGTCTAACGGTTTGTTCGCAACTAAAGAATTGGCTACTGTTGGTCAGCCAGGTTTATTCTACGGCGGAGGATTCCACCAATTGGGTGTTCAGGCGTTAGGTGTTGTAACATGTGCATTGTTCGCATTCGTTGTCAGCTTCGTTATTCTTTATGTCATTAAAAAGGTAAGTGGCCTTCGCGTGACAGAAGAAGAAGAAATCATGGGTCTTGACATCAGTGAGCATGGAACATACGGATATCCAGAAGTGTTCTTGCCGAAGGATGAAACAAAAAGCGTGTAA
- a CDS encoding DUF294 nucleotidyltransferase-like domain-containing protein, with protein sequence MCSYNGKLLELKTEKENYSQVHDLTNESLNDKHDFIMKQVFSVVFDEFTQKHGDPPCKFVWFVTGSAGRKEQGIISDQDHGVIFENDDPIVQEYFLALGSVVSDGLNSVGYPYCEGNVMSSNSVWCKSSIGWKGQIEKWMERENWESIRYLQIFYDSRGLIGNEEFVHELRDLIHQYRHNYPSLLTRFLNNIMRIKKGVGIFGQFFVERTGAHRGSLHFKNTMYLPYVNSIRLLSIKEGITATSTLERIAMLRKLEKYEGLMKEYDSCFRRILCIRMSSFKDAADYSDVHFLNINKLTKEERMEVKYLLRKGIKLYQQVKRLIEKGC encoded by the coding sequence ATGTGCTCATATAATGGAAAATTATTAGAGTTGAAAACAGAAAAAGAAAATTATAGTCAAGTACACGATTTAACAAATGAATCTTTAAACGACAAGCATGACTTTATTATGAAGCAAGTATTTTCTGTCGTATTTGATGAGTTTACACAAAAACATGGCGACCCACCATGTAAGTTCGTCTGGTTCGTGACAGGAAGTGCTGGCAGAAAAGAGCAGGGAATTATAAGTGATCAAGATCATGGGGTGATCTTTGAAAACGATGATCCTATTGTTCAAGAATACTTTCTTGCACTTGGGTCTGTTGTAAGTGATGGCTTGAACAGTGTTGGTTATCCTTATTGTGAAGGCAATGTAATGAGCAGTAACTCAGTATGGTGTAAATCCTCTATTGGCTGGAAAGGGCAAATAGAAAAATGGATGGAACGAGAAAATTGGGAATCTATTCGTTATTTGCAGATTTTTTATGACAGCAGAGGCCTTATCGGCAATGAGGAGTTCGTTCATGAGCTCAGAGATTTAATTCATCAATATCGACACAATTATCCGTCTTTATTAACCCGTTTTTTGAATAATATCATGCGCATAAAAAAGGGTGTTGGCATTTTTGGGCAGTTTTTTGTGGAGCGCACAGGCGCGCATAGAGGCTCACTTCATTTTAAAAACACGATGTATTTGCCTTATGTTAATTCGATAAGACTCCTTTCTATAAAGGAAGGAATTACTGCAACCTCAACATTAGAAAGGATTGCAATGTTAAGGAAGCTTGAGAAATATGAGGGTCTTATGAAGGAATATGACAGCTGTTTCCGGCGTATCCTTTGTATTCGAATGTCCTCCTTTAAGGATGCTGCTGATTATAGTGATGTCCACTTCCTAAATATTAATAAGCTAACAAAAGAGGAAAGAATGGAAGTAAAGTATTTGCTCAGAAAAGGCATAAAGTTGTACCAGCAAGTGAAAAGGCTAATTGAAAAAGGGTGTTAA
- a CDS encoding exonuclease domain-containing protein — MGVESFFQYMRDLYGKMNANVLNQGTGLMNSQQLAFMRQLQKDVKVELASQLTLENIETVVFDIETTGFFPDKGDQIISIGAVKVRGCVITDEEFYTLVQHNGPISEEISALTGIYKEDTEQAPLLSEALIRFFEFAKNDTLVAHHSSHEKNFMQSACWKQFKTPFKHRIVDTAFLFKIVEPHKTIVSLEDWCATNDIPAENRHHALGDARLTALLWTRYLEKAQKLGCVTLQDIYERLARR, encoded by the coding sequence GTGGGAGTAGAGTCTTTTTTTCAATATATGAGAGATTTATATGGCAAAATGAATGCAAATGTCCTTAATCAAGGAACAGGATTAATGAACTCACAGCAGCTTGCGTTTATGAGACAGCTGCAGAAAGATGTCAAGGTTGAGCTTGCGTCTCAGCTAACCCTTGAGAATATCGAAACAGTAGTTTTTGATATTGAAACGACTGGTTTTTTTCCAGATAAGGGAGATCAAATTATCTCGATAGGTGCAGTCAAGGTAAGGGGATGTGTGATTACAGATGAAGAATTTTACACATTGGTGCAGCATAATGGACCTATTTCAGAAGAAATCTCTGCATTAACAGGAATATATAAAGAAGATACAGAACAAGCGCCGTTGTTATCTGAGGCACTTATTCGCTTTTTTGAGTTTGCGAAAAATGATACGCTTGTTGCCCATCATTCCTCCCATGAAAAGAACTTTATGCAATCCGCCTGCTGGAAGCAATTTAAAACACCGTTCAAGCATCGTATTGTTGATACAGCCTTTCTTTTCAAAATTGTCGAGCCGCACAAAACAATCGTCAGCTTGGAGGATTGGTGCGCCACAAACGATATACCTGCAGAAAATCGACATCATGCCCTTGGAGATGCAAGGCTGACTGCTTTGCTTTGGACGCGGTACTTAGAAAAAGCACAGAAGCTTGGTTGCGTTACATTGCAGGATATTTATGAAAGGCTCGCAAGAAGATAA
- a CDS encoding GNAT family N-acetyltransferase: MLKSDRLLLRSWSLEDADDLFDYASKEEVGPNAGWMPHKTVEESKKIIQMFLMKKEVYAIYLLGENKVIGSIGLHRHKSDYSKNSFKKELEIGFALHPSYWGQGITPEAVQLILEHAFLNLEADIIWCGHFDFNERSKRVQEKCGFSYKLTKQEKLEVFGGMDVTSLYYAITKEEYINNNGTELV, from the coding sequence ATGCTAAAAAGCGACAGATTGCTGTTAAGAAGCTGGAGTTTGGAGGATGCTGACGATCTTTTTGATTATGCCAGTAAGGAGGAAGTCGGTCCAAACGCAGGCTGGATGCCCCATAAAACCGTAGAAGAAAGCAAGAAAATTATCCAGATGTTTTTAATGAAAAAGGAAGTATATGCAATTTATCTGCTTGGTGAGAATAAGGTGATTGGCAGTATTGGTCTTCATCGGCATAAATCAGATTACAGCAAAAATTCCTTCAAAAAAGAGCTGGAAATTGGCTTTGCGCTGCATCCGTCCTATTGGGGACAGGGGATTACTCCAGAAGCAGTCCAGCTTATTTTAGAACATGCTTTTCTAAATTTGGAGGCAGATATCATTTGGTGCGGTCATTTCGATTTTAACGAAAGATCAAAACGAGTTCAGGAAAAATGCGGCTTTTCATATAAGCTTACAAAGCAAGAAAAGCTGGAGGTTTTTGGTGGAATGGATGTTACAAGTCTATATTATGCTATAACGAAGGAAGAGTATATAAATAATAACGGGACAGAGCTTGTTTAG
- a CDS encoding DeoR/GlpR family DNA-binding transcription regulator — MLTPERHSLILHLLKQQNIVKIQDLVDATETSESTIRRDLTQLEQEGFLKRVHGGAARLQGKMNEPSMDEKSAKNLHEKKTIAAFAANLVEEGESIYLDAGSTVTEMIPFLKDKNIVVVTNGLMHMKELIASNIQTYLIGGYVKERTNALVGRGALLSLSHYRFDKCFMGANGVHPEFGYTTPDQEEAMVKSKAIDLSREAFFLADDSKFSEVYFSKIADIHEASIITNENDGETLSMYSKKTSIKVVTS, encoded by the coding sequence TTGTTAACACCTGAAAGACATTCACTAATTTTGCACTTATTAAAACAACAAAACATTGTTAAAATACAGGATTTAGTTGATGCGACGGAAACTTCCGAAAGCACAATCAGAAGAGACTTGACCCAATTGGAGCAAGAGGGATTCCTTAAAAGAGTTCACGGGGGAGCAGCCCGGCTTCAAGGGAAAATGAATGAACCAAGCATGGATGAAAAATCAGCCAAAAACCTTCATGAGAAGAAAACAATCGCTGCCTTCGCTGCGAATCTTGTCGAAGAAGGGGAGAGCATCTATTTGGATGCCGGCTCTACTGTTACGGAAATGATACCGTTCTTAAAAGATAAAAACATTGTCGTCGTTACAAATGGTCTGATGCATATGAAGGAGCTTATTGCTTCCAATATTCAAACATACTTGATAGGCGGATATGTTAAGGAAAGAACGAATGCACTTGTTGGAAGAGGTGCCCTTCTGAGTCTAAGTCATTACCGTTTTGATAAATGCTTCATGGGCGCGAACGGAGTTCACCCTGAATTTGGGTATACGACTCCTGACCAGGAAGAAGCAATGGTCAAAAGTAAGGCAATTGATCTTTCGAGGGAAGCCTTTTTTCTGGCTGATGACAGTAAGTTTTCTGAAGTATATTTTTCAAAGATTGCTGATATTCACGAAGCCTCCATTATTACAAATGAAAATGATGGAGAAACTTTAAGTATGTACAGCAAAAAAACTAGTATAAAGGTTGTGACATCATGA
- the pfkB gene encoding 1-phosphofructokinase: protein MIYTLTLNPSVDYIIELSVVNLGELNRTEHTSKFAGGKGINVSKVLQRMGVESKALGFVGGFTGDYIKDQLKQEAIHTDFVEVEEDTRINVKVKAADETELNAAGPVISAEKLAELQEKISKLNSEDLLVLAGSIPSTLPANTYEELVKICSENKVSFVVDAEGELLQKVLPYSPFLIKPNHHELGDLFNTTITSAEDVIPYGKKLLELGAQNVIVSLAGDGAVFINQHETIISTVPKGEVKSSVGAGDSMVAGFLAKYNETQDLKEAFRYSIASGSATAFSIGLCTKEKVESLLPQVVLK from the coding sequence ATGATTTATACGTTGACATTGAACCCATCTGTTGACTATATCATAGAACTTAGTGTAGTGAATTTAGGAGAATTGAACAGAACCGAGCATACAAGCAAGTTTGCAGGCGGAAAAGGCATTAATGTTTCCAAGGTTCTGCAAAGGATGGGTGTGGAAAGCAAGGCACTTGGTTTTGTCGGTGGATTCACTGGCGATTATATCAAGGATCAGTTGAAGCAAGAAGCAATCCATACGGATTTCGTTGAAGTAGAAGAAGATACAAGAATTAATGTTAAGGTAAAAGCTGCAGATGAAACAGAGCTGAATGCAGCAGGTCCAGTTATCTCTGCAGAGAAATTAGCAGAGCTGCAAGAGAAAATCAGCAAGCTGAATTCAGAAGATCTCTTAGTGCTAGCAGGAAGTATTCCATCAACACTGCCAGCTAACACATATGAAGAGCTTGTGAAAATTTGTTCAGAAAATAAGGTTTCCTTTGTGGTTGATGCTGAAGGCGAGCTTTTGCAAAAGGTTCTTCCCTACAGTCCGTTTTTAATTAAGCCAAATCACCATGAGCTTGGAGATTTATTTAATACAACGATTACAAGTGCGGAAGATGTAATTCCATATGGGAAGAAACTGCTTGAGCTTGGTGCCCAAAACGTGATTGTTTCCCTTGCAGGTGATGGTGCTGTGTTTATTAATCAGCATGAAACAATCATTAGCACTGTTCCAAAAGGAGAAGTGAAAAGCTCTGTCGGAGCAGGGGACAGCATGGTAGCTGGTTTCCTCGCAAAATATAATGAAACACAAGACTTGAAGGAAGCATTTAGATACAGCATTGCATCTGGCAGTGCCACAGCATTCTCGATCGGCCTTTGCACGAAAGAGAAAGTGGAAAGCCTGCTCCCGCAGGTTGTATTGAAGTAA